One Spinacia oleracea cultivar Varoflay chromosome 4, BTI_SOV_V1, whole genome shotgun sequence DNA segment encodes these proteins:
- the LOC110792217 gene encoding uncharacterized protein: protein MPSLWKKHKGSRISRLVSDLQTGPKRGGSLVVETGFPTSLVDLFVKNRDKLQKHKSKNRKSKKKTAITEAKEGGFDVDEQQRLPNLPSVSDSSVSASDFDVSSSSNVENSEENVAQIDENRIFVEDIVSRENPVIELHRKSCENQSNEEKGEIFEVLNSNFVVLLSILIGAIVFVALLYIKRWFLALITLGFVLLILLEYVGKPSFWLLKPCENVVSMSIMKGALVVGVALYTKWFVVGITIGASLLLLLEYAGNSICGSFKPCLDVKLKLQELLPHLGSSKPRKEFRVRSVRRAVLTRSSVIGSKREVCKKDSDQEGVENEDISIDSELGNGYIRENEVSSEEDDDGETISSKGEIEQGSGDSTPVNKNGEKQDKPMYEILDLELNNTKYSKSSNFSGPIRYVDLLWEKRVIEGRGNRDEESELVVDHNGKIKKHKKFWKKLVPKKMHKKNKHKHERENSADGTQDSETELEEEDEQETTEVEGSTTISSVEEDDQDSESVNNHNDQIKKHRKFWKKLVPKKMHKKNKDKHEREHSSAYTDATQDSETDSEEEEDEQEVTGSTMTISSVEEDECGTDKFEAANTCLTGMLQLDNRIPKSCEMVKEKDRNLKYLTTVMIPLTGLIGGRMFAVALTVICCLVFKVVRG from the coding sequence ATGCCTTCTTTATGGAAGAAGCATAAGGGGAGTCGGATTTCCCGGTTAGTTTCCGACCTCCAAACAGGCCCTAAGCGAGGTGGGTCCCTTGTTGTTGAAACTGGGTTTCCGACCTCTCTTGTTGATCTGTTTGTTAAGAATCGTGATAAGTTGCAGAAACACAAATCAAAGAATCGCAAATCCAAGAAGAAAACCGCCATTACAGAAGCAAAAGAAGGAGGTTTTGATGTTGATGAACAACAACGTTTACCAAATTTGCCCTCGGTGAGTGATTCTTCTGTTTCCGCCTCTGATTTTGATGTTTCCAGTTCCTCAAATGTTGAAAATTCGGAAGAAAACGTTGCTCAGATTGATGAAAACCGTATATTTGTTGAAGATATTGTTTCCCGTGAAAACCCTGTAATAGAATTGCATCGTAAATCTTGTGAAAATCAGAGTAATGAGGAGAAAGGAGAGATTTTCGAGGTTTTAAATTCGAATTTTGTGGTTTTGTTGTCAATTTTAATAGGGGCTATTGTTTTTGTTGCGCTATTGTATATCAAAAGGTGGTTTCTTGCGTTGATCACTTTGGGGTTTGTGTTGTTAATCTTGTTAGAATATGTAGGAAAACCCTCTTTCTGGTTATTGAAGCCGTGTGAAAATGTAGTTTCAATGTCGATTATGAAGGGTGCATTGGTTGTGGGTGTAGCCTTGTATACAAAGTGGTTTGTTGTAGGGATTACAATTGGGGCTTCGTTGTTGCTCCTATTGGAATATGCAGGAAACTCGATTTGTGGATCGTTTAAGCCTTGCCTAGATGTTAAGTTGAAATTGCAAGAATTGTTGCCACATTTGGGTTCTTCTAAACCCAGGAAGGAGTTTAGGGTAAGAAGTGTGAGAAGAGCAGTGTTGACTAGGTCCTCTGTTATTGGTTCGAAAAGGGAAGTTTGTAAAAAAGATTCCGACCAAGAAGGAGTTGAAAACGAGGATATATCGATCGATTCAGAGTTAGGAAATGGTTATATTAGGGAAAATGAGGTATCAtctgaagaagatgatgatggaGAAACTATTTCGTCGAAGGGAGAAATCGAGCAAGGAAGTGGGGATAGCACTCCTGTCAACAAAAATGGAGAAAAGCAAGATAAGCCCATGTATGAAATTTTAGACCTTGAATTGAACAACACCAAATACTCAAAGAGCTCGAATTTTAGTGGTCCTATTAGGTATGTTGATCTGTTATGGGAGAAAAGGGTCATAGAAGGAAGAGGAAATAGAGATGAAGAATCTGAATTAGTTGTTGATCATAATGGTAAAATTAAGAAGCACAAGAAGTTCTGGAAGAAACTTGTACCGAAAAAGATGCATAAGAAAAACAAGCATAAACACGAAAGAGAAAACTCTGCAGATGGTACTCAAGATTCTGAAACTGAATTGGAGGAGGAAGATGAACAGGAAACAACCGAAGTAGAGGGATCAACAACTATATCATCGGTTGAGGAAGATGATCAAGACTCTGAATCAGTTAATAATCATAATGATCAAATTAAGAAGCACAGAAAGTTCTGGAAGAAACTTGTACCTAAGAAGATgcataagaaaaacaaggataAACACGAAAGAGAACACTCTTCAGCGTATACTGATGCTACTCAAGATTCTGAAACTGAttcggaggaggaggaggatgaaCAGGAAGTAACTGGATCAACAATGACTATATCATCTGTTGAGGAAGATGAGTGTGGAACCGACAAATTTGAAGCTGCGAATACTTGTTTAACTGGGATGTTACAACTTGATAACAGAATCCCTAAATCTTGTGAAATGGTTAAggaaaaagatagaaacttgaAGTACTTAACCACTGTAATGATCCCACTTACTGGCCTTATAGGAGGCCGGATGTTTGCCGTTGCACTGACTGTAATCTGCTGTCTGGTGTTCAAGGTGGTGAGAGGCTGA